The proteins below are encoded in one region of Tessaracoccus aquimaris:
- a CDS encoding DUF3027 domain-containing protein, translated as MATPKLDAATGAAIDLAREAAVETGGEEAVGEHLSATAEPGDRVVTHTFDCLLPGYADWHWAVTLVRASRAKEPTVNEVVLLPGSAALLAPAWVPWEDRIGPGDIGPGMLMATPDNDPRLEPGFAATDLPVDADNADWVQLRTTVAELGLGRARVLSHQGRDETVERWLSGPPGPKDEGSQEAPGPCSTCGYFIALRGSLGTMFGACSNQYSASDGKVVSLNHGCGGHSDVVAEQRPKELPAPAFDTIGVDEALFD; from the coding sequence ATGGCCACTCCCAAGCTGGACGCCGCCACGGGCGCTGCGATCGACCTGGCCCGCGAGGCCGCCGTCGAGACTGGCGGCGAGGAGGCCGTCGGCGAGCATCTGAGCGCAACGGCCGAGCCGGGCGACCGGGTCGTCACCCACACGTTCGACTGCCTGCTGCCCGGCTACGCCGACTGGCACTGGGCCGTCACCCTGGTGCGCGCCTCGCGCGCCAAGGAGCCGACGGTCAACGAGGTCGTGCTGCTGCCCGGTTCCGCCGCGCTGCTCGCCCCGGCGTGGGTGCCTTGGGAGGACCGCATCGGCCCCGGCGACATCGGCCCGGGCATGCTGATGGCCACCCCCGACAACGATCCGCGCCTCGAGCCGGGCTTCGCGGCGACCGACCTCCCCGTCGACGCCGACAACGCCGACTGGGTGCAGTTGCGCACCACCGTCGCCGAACTGGGTCTCGGCCGAGCCCGGGTGCTGAGTCACCAGGGCCGCGACGAGACGGTCGAGCGCTGGCTCTCCGGCCCACCCGGCCCGAAGGACGAGGGCTCGCAGGAGGCCCCCGGTCCTTGCTCGACGTGCGGCTACTTCATCGCGCTGCGCGGCTCGCTCGGCACGATGTTCGGGGCCTGCAGCAACCAGTACTCGGCATCCGACGGCAAGGTCGTCTCGCTCAACCATGGCTGCGGCGGCCATTCCGACGTCGTGGCAGAGCAGCGTCCCAAGGAACTGCCGGCCCCTGCGTTCGACACCATCGGTGTCGACGAGGCCCTCTTCGACTGA
- a CDS encoding cold-shock protein — MPTGKVRFFDAEKGFGFITKDDGGDVYVRSNALPDGVASLKPGQKVEFGVIEGRKGEQALSLRLLEAPPSLSKAQRRNPEDMAVLMEDLIKMLDGLGNGYRHRRYPDSKQASKVAQVLRRVADELEL; from the coding sequence GTGCCTACCGGAAAAGTGCGCTTCTTCGACGCCGAGAAGGGCTTTGGTTTCATCACCAAGGACGACGGCGGTGACGTTTACGTGCGTTCCAACGCGCTACCAGACGGCGTTGCGTCGCTGAAGCCCGGCCAGAAGGTGGAGTTCGGCGTCATCGAGGGGCGCAAGGGAGAGCAGGCCCTCAGCCTGCGACTCCTCGAGGCGCCCCCGTCGCTCTCCAAGGCACAGCGTCGCAATCCCGAAGACATGGCCGTGCTGATGGAGGATCTGATCAAGATGCTCGACGGCCTCGGTAACGGGTACCGGCACCGCCGCTACCCCGACAGCAAGCAGGCGTCCAAGGTCGCCCAGGTGCTGCGCCGCGTCGCCGACGAACTGGAGCTGTAA
- the nagB gene encoding glucosamine-6-phosphate deaminase, with amino-acid sequence MEVVICKDAQEVGKVAADKVISSLDGVVTPVVGFATGSSPLSLYQELSRRVEAGDCDFSHALGFALDEYVGIERNHPESYASVINRTVVEPLRMDPSRVRVPDGLAEDLQGAADEYDEAIELAGGVDVQILGIGSNGHIGFNEPFSSFSSRTRIKTLTPETREDNARFFPSIDDVPRHCVTQGLGTIMDSHVALMVASGEQKADAIAAMIEGPVSASVPASILQFHPRAFIVIDEAAASKLKNLDYFRHVQETESFTGRVGD; translated from the coding sequence ATGGAAGTTGTCATCTGCAAGGACGCGCAGGAAGTTGGCAAGGTGGCGGCCGACAAGGTCATCTCCAGCTTGGACGGCGTCGTGACGCCCGTCGTCGGGTTCGCGACGGGTAGCTCCCCGCTCTCGCTGTATCAGGAGTTGTCGCGCCGCGTCGAGGCAGGCGACTGCGACTTCTCGCACGCCCTCGGCTTCGCCCTGGACGAGTACGTCGGCATCGAGCGCAACCACCCGGAGAGCTACGCAAGCGTCATCAACCGCACGGTGGTCGAGCCGCTGCGCATGGACCCGTCGCGGGTCCGCGTCCCGGACGGGCTCGCAGAGGACCTGCAGGGTGCGGCGGACGAGTACGACGAGGCCATCGAACTGGCTGGCGGCGTCGACGTGCAGATCCTCGGGATCGGCTCCAACGGCCACATCGGCTTCAACGAACCCTTCTCCTCGTTCTCCTCGCGCACCCGCATCAAGACGCTCACGCCCGAGACCCGCGAGGACAACGCTCGCTTCTTCCCGTCGATCGACGACGTGCCGCGGCACTGCGTCACCCAGGGGCTCGGGACCATCATGGACTCGCACGTCGCGCTGATGGTCGCCTCCGGCGAGCAGAAGGCCGACGCCATCGCCGCCATGATCGAGGGGCCTGTGTCCGCGAGCGTGCCCGCGTCGATCCTCCAGTTCCACCCGCGCGCGTTCATCGTCATCGACGAGGCGGCCGCGTCCAAGCTCAAGAACCTCGACTACTTCCGCCACGTGCAGGAGACCGAGTCGTTCACGGGGCGCGTCGGCGACTGA
- a CDS encoding NUDIX hydrolase codes for MRGVPTERPVKRRRGARVVVVAADAVLLQGDTDPGLPGSRFWQVPGGGVDEGESTREAAARELHEETGLRVEPAELVGPVATRVVSHGYSDRILIQAETFYLLRTERFEPVNAALSEAEARRRVASAWFLVEDLPDDVWPSELPTLVAWDGGAPLDLGEVEESTVPVSDAG; via the coding sequence ATGCGCGGCGTCCCGACTGAGCGCCCCGTCAAGCGCCGCCGCGGCGCGCGGGTGGTGGTCGTGGCCGCCGACGCGGTTCTACTGCAGGGCGACACCGATCCCGGCCTGCCCGGCTCCCGCTTCTGGCAGGTCCCGGGAGGCGGGGTCGACGAGGGGGAGAGCACGAGGGAGGCCGCGGCACGCGAACTCCACGAGGAGACGGGCCTGCGCGTCGAGCCGGCCGAACTGGTCGGTCCCGTCGCGACCCGGGTCGTCAGCCACGGGTACTCGGATCGGATCCTGATCCAGGCCGAGACGTTCTACCTGCTTCGGACCGAGAGGTTCGAACCGGTGAACGCGGCCCTCAGCGAGGCGGAGGCGCGGCGCCGCGTCGCCAGCGCCTGGTTCCTTGTCGAAGACCTCCCCGACGACGTGTGGCCGTCCGAGCTCCCCACTCTGGTCGCCTGGGATGGGGGAGCACCGCTCGACCTCGGAGAGGTCGAGGAGTCGACCGTGCCGGTGTCGGACGCCGGCTGA
- a CDS encoding copper homeostasis protein CutC translates to MGLLEVIALHAADAERAEAGGADRVELVGTMDDDGLSPEPRLVDKVRRATSIQIRPMVRLRGGFTTDGGEATRLKGLISSYFDAGADGVVLGFLNGINRIDLEVVGELVGDGSFPWTFHRAIDHCLDVDRAWVDLRTLPGLNQVLTAGSARGVEQGLDDLVRRAKSDPEVARLIMAGGGLAAEHVPWLVRAGVRAFHIGSPARPGGSFKAYVDADLVASWRDLIDDEVAHARRPD, encoded by the coding sequence ATGGGTCTGTTGGAGGTCATCGCGCTGCACGCCGCCGACGCCGAGCGTGCCGAGGCCGGGGGAGCCGATCGCGTCGAACTGGTGGGCACCATGGACGACGACGGGCTCTCGCCCGAGCCCCGGCTCGTCGACAAGGTGCGTCGCGCGACGTCGATCCAGATTCGCCCGATGGTGCGACTCAGGGGTGGCTTCACCACCGACGGCGGCGAGGCCACCCGGCTCAAGGGGCTGATCAGTTCGTACTTCGACGCAGGGGCGGACGGCGTCGTCCTCGGTTTCCTGAACGGTATCAACCGGATCGACCTCGAGGTCGTCGGCGAACTGGTGGGCGACGGTTCGTTCCCCTGGACCTTTCACCGTGCCATCGACCACTGCCTCGACGTCGACAGGGCGTGGGTCGACCTGCGCACACTTCCCGGCCTCAATCAGGTGCTCACGGCCGGCTCCGCGAGGGGAGTTGAGCAGGGCCTCGACGATCTCGTCAGGCGCGCCAAGTCCGACCCCGAGGTCGCCCGGCTGATCATGGCAGGCGGTGGCCTGGCGGCCGAGCACGTCCCCTGGCTGGTGAGGGCCGGCGTCCGCGCATTCCACATCGGCTCCCCGGCACGGCCCGGTGGCTCATTCAAGGCCTACGTGGACGCCGATCTGGTCGCCAGCTGGCGCGACCTGATCGACGACGAGGTCGCCCATGCGCGGCGTCCCGACTGA
- a CDS encoding GNAT family N-acetyltransferase translates to MSSPLLRAPQPSDADAWFDFLVAQQAKAYAGIVPEDFATGQDRKYRDAWVPELAAAFASPGTARRVVAELNGGIVGIASILDGPQDWEIAAGLVPSPAGRELERLYLDPSQHGTGLARAMFNVVDEGEDLYLWLIDGNERAHRFYKRLGFADVDEQHAAGNDWGGVGMHRMARLS, encoded by the coding sequence GTGTCTTCACCCCTGCTGCGCGCCCCCCAGCCCTCCGACGCCGACGCGTGGTTCGATTTCCTCGTCGCCCAGCAGGCCAAGGCGTACGCGGGGATCGTCCCGGAGGACTTCGCCACGGGCCAGGATCGCAAGTACCGGGACGCTTGGGTGCCTGAACTGGCGGCGGCCTTCGCGTCGCCCGGCACCGCGCGACGGGTGGTCGCCGAACTCAATGGCGGCATCGTCGGGATCGCCTCGATCCTCGATGGACCCCAGGATTGGGAGATCGCGGCCGGCCTCGTCCCGTCGCCTGCTGGCCGTGAGTTGGAGCGCCTCTACTTGGACCCGAGCCAGCACGGCACTGGGCTGGCAAGGGCCATGTTCAACGTCGTCGACGAGGGCGAGGACCTGTACCTGTGGCTCATCGACGGCAACGAGCGCGCCCACCGCTTCTACAAGCGACTCGGCTTCGCCGACGTGGACGAGCAGCACGCCGCGGGCAACGACTGGGGCGGGGTCGGCATGCACCGGATGGCGCGCCTCTCCTGA
- the pulA gene encoding pullulanase-type alpha-1,6-glucosidase, whose product MRSTRFTASLAATALIAASGVVTAAVPLQTAAAATTAVTLVGDLQTELGCAEDWAPACAASGLADADGDGVWSADFTVPAGDWEFKVAINSSWDEAYGPAEGNWPLKLATQQKLTFTFDDASNKVSVAAADLPGDYVPSDDALAKAPFADPGAGNSFYFVMTDRFDNGSSANDSCIATGHAGADGKLPVDCSGTDRLTTGFDPTDKGFFNGGDIQGLRDRLDYIEGLGATAIWLTPSFVNRPVQGSGADASAGYHGYWVTDFTQIDPHLGTNAELKALIDEAHAKGIKVYFDIIANHTADVIYYAGHEGSDPAYVTKSQNPYKDVDGASFDPASYAPGDKAMPKLNPDTTSFPYDPEVPAGMEDVKFPTWLNDVTLYHNRGFDPSWPSGEAATYMDFGNLDDLMTENQIVVDGMSDIYAAWTDLGIDGFRIDTAKHVDFVFWQEFTKQIKDHTATGNPDFFMFGEVYDADAKLLSPYVRNSSMNSVLDFAYQSSALNFAKGFTAKGLSGLFSADDYYTTAHSSAASLPTFLGNHDMGRIGYLLGTSSDKLKRSTFAHELMFLTRGQPVVYYGDEQGFVGDGNDKDSRESMFASKVPSYLDNTLIDGSAYGAGDHFDTGVPLYGSIAKLGDLRGANEALSTGAQIELYADNGAGVYAFSRVERTEKVEHLVALNNSTSAKTVELTTLTPGASYAPLYGATDPVTADANGKVSLTVPALGAIAFKAGTKVADAGASQAIKVASGAPADGLTPITATVAADRWAETSFSYRVAGDTDYTALGTATTDQPRVFADFGALPAGTVVEVRGVSTDADGSRVANSTTVIVGTDLGSAAPEQPDVDLSKVVTVPGSHNAAMGCAGDWQPGCLDASLTLDQASGLYIGAWDLPAGSYEYKVAVGGSWDVNYGVGGVPNGDNATYTLAQPARVTFYYNPTTHAFFNTAQGPVVTLPGSFQAAAGCPGDWQPDCLNTLMFDADGDGVYTWSSATIPSGSYEVKVAHGLSWAENYGQGGVLDGPNYSFQSAAGKLVTFNYTLSTHLLEIVVEDPPLAGTGEYLGHWIDADTVAWPTNLITADAAKTTWELWTDADGGLALEEGAVVGGAGDGAVKLADLLPDAAGLTADQLRNRGHLKGFTALKLQPKARAAIDRAVLEEALKGDLAIIQRGPDGLAQVFTGLQIPGVLDDLYAAEARTDAIGVTFEGGAPTLRLWAPTATSVDLLLFDDLMGTGTPTRTAMTRAADGTWSITGAADWKNRAYQFDVNVFVPSLDAVTHNIVTDPYSEALTLNSTHTVLIDLDDPAFAPSIWTDTPAPRIAQFVDRAIYELHIRDFSISDETVPEALRGTYEAFALTGTDGVKRLTELAKAGMNTVHLLPSFDIATIEENRANQKVPAIPTDAGPASEAQQAAVTSVADEDAFNWGYDPYHYSTPEGSYATDANQNGGARTKAFREMVGGLHQMGYQVVLDQVFNHTSAAGQAKTSVLDKVVPGYYHRLNLKGAVETSTCCQNIATEHAMAERLMVDSVVTWAADYHVDGFRFDLMGHHSVDNMVAVRDALDGLTAAKDGVDGKGVYLYGEGWNFGEVADNARFTQATQGQLSGTHIGAFNDRLRDAVHGGGPFDENKSEFQGYGTGLYTDPNGVSTASQDDQLADLRHRQDLIRIGMAGNLADYSFETSAGKIQKGSEIDYNGQPAGYASQPDESVNYVDAHDNETLFDIGMWKLPADTTMADRIRMNTLSLATVSLGQSPSFWHAGTDLLRSKSMDRNSYNSGDHFNTLDWTMRDNNFGVGLPPAADNSSKWPAMKPYLEDAANKPTAADIAASRDQALELLNLRSAHPLLTLGSAELIEQKVSFPNAGADQTAGLILMRVDDTVGDSVDPDLDGVLVAFNSSTQPITEAVDDMAGLDLALSPVLTDGVHDDPVLAGAAWDKASGSITVPARSAVVFVQKKKDTPSPTPTPTPTATATPTPTVTPTPTASPSATKTPKPTKSPKPSKTPKPSKTPKPTKSPKPPTGKPTDRPRPGLPSTGSLDAARLDR is encoded by the coding sequence ATGCGCTCGACCCGGTTCACCGCGTCTCTCGCGGCCACCGCCTTGATCGCGGCCAGCGGTGTCGTCACCGCGGCAGTTCCTCTCCAGACGGCGGCCGCCGCGACCACGGCCGTCACGCTGGTGGGCGACCTGCAGACCGAACTGGGCTGCGCGGAGGACTGGGCACCCGCCTGCGCCGCGTCCGGGCTCGCCGACGCTGACGGCGACGGCGTCTGGAGCGCCGACTTCACCGTTCCCGCGGGGGACTGGGAGTTCAAGGTCGCCATCAACTCGTCCTGGGACGAGGCCTACGGCCCGGCCGAGGGCAACTGGCCGCTGAAGCTCGCTACGCAGCAGAAGCTGACCTTCACCTTCGACGACGCGAGCAACAAGGTCTCCGTCGCCGCTGCCGACCTGCCGGGCGACTACGTCCCCTCCGACGACGCGCTCGCGAAGGCGCCGTTCGCCGATCCCGGCGCCGGCAACTCCTTCTACTTTGTGATGACCGACCGCTTCGACAACGGTTCCAGCGCCAACGACTCCTGTATCGCCACGGGCCATGCTGGGGCCGACGGCAAGCTTCCCGTCGACTGCTCTGGCACCGACCGGCTCACCACCGGCTTCGACCCGACGGACAAGGGCTTCTTCAATGGGGGTGACATCCAGGGCCTGCGCGACCGGCTCGACTACATCGAGGGCCTCGGGGCGACGGCGATCTGGCTGACCCCGTCGTTCGTGAACCGCCCCGTGCAGGGCAGCGGGGCCGACGCGTCCGCCGGCTATCACGGCTACTGGGTGACCGACTTCACCCAGATCGACCCGCACCTTGGCACCAACGCCGAACTGAAGGCGCTGATCGACGAGGCGCACGCCAAGGGCATCAAGGTCTACTTCGACATCATCGCCAACCACACCGCCGACGTCATCTACTACGCGGGACATGAGGGCTCCGACCCCGCCTACGTGACCAAGTCGCAGAACCCGTACAAGGACGTCGACGGCGCCTCGTTCGACCCGGCCAGCTACGCCCCTGGCGACAAGGCCATGCCGAAGCTCAACCCCGACACCACGTCGTTCCCGTACGACCCTGAGGTCCCGGCAGGCATGGAGGACGTCAAGTTCCCCACCTGGCTCAACGACGTGACGCTCTACCACAATCGCGGCTTCGACCCGTCGTGGCCGTCGGGTGAGGCCGCCACCTACATGGACTTCGGGAACCTCGACGACCTGATGACCGAGAACCAGATCGTGGTCGACGGCATGAGCGACATCTACGCGGCCTGGACCGACCTGGGCATCGACGGCTTCCGGATCGACACCGCCAAGCACGTCGACTTCGTCTTCTGGCAGGAGTTCACCAAGCAGATCAAGGACCACACCGCCACCGGCAATCCCGACTTCTTCATGTTCGGTGAGGTCTACGACGCCGACGCCAAGCTGCTGTCGCCCTACGTCCGCAACTCCTCGATGAACTCGGTCCTCGACTTCGCCTACCAATCCTCCGCCCTCAACTTCGCGAAGGGCTTCACCGCAAAGGGGCTCTCCGGGCTGTTCTCCGCCGACGACTACTACACGACCGCGCACAGCTCGGCCGCATCGCTGCCCACCTTCCTCGGCAACCACGACATGGGCCGCATCGGCTACCTGCTCGGCACGTCGAGCGACAAGCTGAAGCGAAGCACCTTCGCGCACGAACTGATGTTCCTGACCCGCGGCCAGCCGGTCGTCTACTACGGCGACGAGCAGGGCTTCGTCGGTGACGGCAACGACAAGGACTCCCGCGAGTCGATGTTCGCCTCCAAGGTGCCCAGCTACCTCGACAACACCCTGATCGACGGCTCCGCCTACGGCGCCGGCGACCACTTCGACACCGGTGTGCCGCTCTACGGGTCGATCGCCAAGCTCGGCGACCTCCGTGGCGCAAACGAGGCGCTGTCGACAGGCGCTCAGATCGAGCTGTACGCCGACAACGGGGCGGGCGTCTACGCCTTCTCGCGCGTCGAGCGCACGGAGAAGGTCGAGCATCTGGTCGCGCTCAACAACTCCACCTCCGCCAAGACGGTCGAGCTCACCACCCTGACCCCCGGCGCCAGCTATGCGCCGCTGTACGGTGCGACCGATCCGGTCACCGCCGACGCAAACGGCAAGGTTTCCCTCACCGTCCCGGCGCTCGGCGCGATCGCGTTCAAGGCGGGCACCAAGGTCGCCGACGCGGGCGCGAGCCAGGCGATCAAGGTCGCCTCCGGTGCACCGGCCGACGGACTGACCCCGATCACCGCGACCGTCGCCGCCGACCGCTGGGCCGAGACCTCCTTCAGCTATCGCGTGGCAGGCGACACCGACTACACGGCGCTCGGCACCGCCACCACCGACCAGCCCCGCGTCTTCGCCGACTTCGGCGCGCTTCCCGCTGGCACCGTCGTCGAGGTGCGCGGCGTCTCCACCGATGCCGACGGCAGCCGGGTCGCCAACTCGACGACCGTGATCGTCGGCACCGACCTGGGCTCCGCGGCGCCCGAGCAACCAGACGTCGACCTGTCGAAGGTCGTCACCGTGCCCGGCAGTCACAACGCGGCCATGGGCTGCGCGGGCGACTGGCAGCCGGGCTGCCTCGACGCGTCTCTCACGCTCGACCAGGCCTCCGGCCTCTACATCGGTGCCTGGGACCTGCCCGCAGGCAGCTACGAGTACAAGGTCGCCGTCGGCGGAAGCTGGGACGTCAACTACGGCGTCGGGGGAGTCCCCAACGGTGACAACGCCACCTACACGCTGGCCCAGCCGGCCAGGGTCACGTTCTACTACAACCCGACGACCCACGCGTTCTTCAACACCGCGCAGGGCCCGGTCGTCACGCTGCCCGGCTCGTTCCAGGCCGCCGCCGGGTGCCCGGGCGACTGGCAGCCCGACTGCCTCAACACGCTGATGTTCGACGCGGACGGCGACGGGGTCTACACCTGGTCGAGCGCCACCATCCCGTCCGGTTCCTACGAGGTGAAGGTCGCGCACGGCCTGTCCTGGGCCGAGAACTACGGCCAGGGCGGCGTCCTCGACGGACCCAACTACAGCTTCCAGTCGGCGGCTGGGAAGCTGGTCACCTTCAACTACACCCTCTCAACCCACCTTCTGGAGATCGTTGTGGAAGATCCTCCGCTGGCCGGAACAGGCGAGTACCTCGGCCACTGGATCGACGCGGACACCGTGGCCTGGCCGACGAACCTGATCACGGCCGACGCCGCCAAGACGACGTGGGAGCTCTGGACCGACGCCGACGGCGGTCTGGCGCTGGAGGAGGGCGCGGTCGTCGGCGGGGCGGGCGACGGCGCGGTCAAGCTGGCCGACCTGCTACCCGACGCGGCGGGCCTGACCGCCGATCAGCTCAGGAACCGCGGTCATCTCAAGGGGTTCACCGCACTGAAGTTGCAGCCGAAGGCGCGGGCGGCCATCGACCGGGCCGTGCTCGAGGAGGCGCTCAAGGGTGACCTGGCGATCATCCAGCGGGGACCGGACGGCCTCGCACAGGTCTTCACGGGCCTGCAGATCCCCGGGGTCCTGGACGACTTGTACGCCGCGGAGGCGCGCACCGATGCGATCGGCGTCACCTTCGAAGGCGGCGCTCCGACGCTCAGGCTGTGGGCACCCACCGCAACCTCGGTCGACCTGCTGCTGTTCGACGACCTGATGGGAACCGGTACCCCCACCCGCACCGCGATGACCCGCGCCGCCGACGGCACGTGGAGCATCACCGGCGCGGCCGACTGGAAGAACCGGGCCTACCAGTTCGACGTCAACGTGTTCGTGCCATCGCTCGACGCCGTCACGCACAACATCGTCACCGACCCATACTCGGAGGCGCTGACGCTGAACTCGACACACACGGTGCTCATCGATCTGGACGACCCCGCGTTCGCGCCGTCGATCTGGACCGACACCCCTGCCCCCAGGATCGCCCAGTTCGTCGACCGCGCGATCTACGAACTGCACATCCGCGACTTCTCGATCTCGGACGAGACCGTCCCCGAGGCGCTGCGCGGCACCTACGAGGCCTTCGCGCTGACGGGTACCGACGGCGTCAAGCGCCTGACGGAGTTGGCGAAGGCTGGCATGAACACCGTCCACCTGCTGCCCAGCTTCGACATCGCCACGATCGAGGAGAACAGGGCCAATCAGAAGGTGCCTGCCATCCCGACCGACGCCGGCCCCGCCTCTGAGGCACAGCAGGCCGCGGTCACCTCGGTCGCTGACGAGGACGCCTTCAACTGGGGCTACGACCCGTACCACTACTCGACCCCGGAGGGCTCCTACGCCACCGACGCCAACCAGAACGGCGGCGCGCGCACCAAGGCGTTCCGCGAGATGGTCGGCGGGCTGCACCAGATGGGCTACCAGGTGGTCCTCGACCAGGTGTTCAACCACACCTCCGCCGCGGGTCAGGCGAAGACCTCTGTCCTCGACAAGGTCGTGCCCGGCTACTACCACCGCCTCAACCTCAAGGGCGCCGTCGAGACCTCGACCTGCTGCCAGAACATCGCAACCGAGCACGCGATGGCCGAGCGGTTGATGGTCGACTCGGTCGTCACCTGGGCCGCCGACTACCACGTCGACGGGTTCCGCTTCGACCTGATGGGGCATCACTCGGTCGACAACATGGTCGCCGTCCGCGATGCACTCGACGGCCTCACCGCGGCCAAGGACGGCGTCGACGGCAAGGGCGTCTACCTGTACGGCGAGGGCTGGAACTTCGGTGAGGTCGCGGACAACGCGCGCTTCACGCAGGCAACCCAGGGCCAGTTGAGCGGCACGCACATCGGCGCCTTCAACGACCGACTCCGCGACGCCGTCCACGGCGGCGGCCCGTTCGACGAGAACAAGTCCGAGTTCCAGGGCTACGGGACCGGCCTCTACACCGATCCAAACGGCGTCTCGACGGCTAGCCAGGACGACCAGTTGGCCGACCTGAGGCACCGTCAGGACCTGATCCGCATCGGCATGGCGGGCAACCTCGCCGACTACTCCTTCGAGACGTCGGCCGGGAAGATCCAGAAGGGCAGCGAGATCGACTACAACGGCCAGCCGGCCGGGTACGCCTCGCAGCCCGACGAGTCCGTGAACTACGTCGACGCGCACGACAACGAGACGCTGTTCGACATCGGCATGTGGAAACTGCCCGCCGACACCACAATGGCGGACCGGATCAGGATGAACACGCTGTCGCTCGCGACCGTGTCGCTCGGCCAGTCGCCGTCGTTCTGGCACGCGGGGACCGACCTGCTGCGATCCAAGTCGATGGACCGCAACTCGTACAACTCGGGCGACCACTTCAACACGCTCGACTGGACGATGCGGGACAACAACTTCGGCGTCGGCCTGCCCCCCGCCGCCGACAACTCGTCGAAGTGGCCCGCGATGAAGCCCTACCTGGAGGACGCGGCCAACAAGCCGACCGCGGCCGACATCGCCGCCTCGCGGGACCAGGCGCTGGAGTTGCTGAACCTGCGCTCGGCCCACCCGTTGCTCACGCTCGGCTCGGCGGAACTGATCGAGCAGAAGGTTAGCTTCCCGAACGCGGGTGCCGACCAGACGGCAGGCCTGATCCTGATGCGGGTCGACGACACCGTCGGCGACTCGGTCGATCCGGACCTGGACGGCGTGCTCGTCGCGTTCAACTCGTCGACGCAGCCGATTACCGAGGCGGTCGACGACATGGCGGGCCTCGACCTTGCCCTGTCGCCGGTGTTGACCGACGGCGTGCACGACGACCCGGTCCTCGCGGGCGCGGCGTGGGACAAGGCCTCCGGCTCGATCACGGTGCCCGCCCGCTCGGCGGTGGTCTTCGTCCAGAAGAAGAAGGACACACCCTCTCCGACGCCGACGCCGACCCCCACCGCGACGGCCACCCCGACCCCGACGGTCACTCCGACGCCGACGGCCTCGCCATCGGCGACCAAGACGCCGAAGCCGACCAAGTCGCCCAAGCCGTCGAAGACGCCTAAGCCGTCGAAGACGCCCAAGCCGACCAAATCGCCGAAGCCTCCGACGGGCAAGCCGACGGACCGGCCCCGACCAGGCCTCCCGTCGACCGGATCGCTCGACGCGGCCCGCCTGGACCGGTAA